One Magnolia sinica isolate HGM2019 chromosome 2, MsV1, whole genome shotgun sequence genomic window, CTGAAAGCGCAGGCATTTTTAATAGTGGCGCTAACCAAGCGccgataaatgggtatgtcgGGAAAAGTATTGGTGACGCTAGGTGAGTTTTAGCGGCGCTTGTCTGAGTGCCAATAATTGTAGTTTTTCAGGACGCGAATAAGCACCGATAAAAGTTACTCGGAGTGCCGGTAGAAGTGGCTTCTCAACACTTTTCCTCAAGAAAAAGTGCCGCAAAATTTCTACACAAGCGCTGGTAAAAACTTTTGTATAGATTTGATAGGCCCTagcatgccagtaatttttttattatatataattcaatcaaaacctatatttttaaaatatttgaaacataaaaatgatgccatacaaataaaactaaatattaaacaaaatttatattactagataataaaaaatataatatttattacaatacacATCTTCAATTTGATGAGTTGGCTAAAAAATATTAATGTAGATTGATAACTAATACAACGGATTTCCTTCACTTGAGGGTTATCTGGGGGGCTTATGCTATACAAATATCCTGCAATTTGAGTCCGAAGATCTGTTATGCAAATAAACTTCTTCAAAATGTTCATGGGCATGATTTATGTGTAGCTTGTCTCCTGTAATCAGGAATTACTCACATAAGTTCAGTTTCCAGAATCTTGAAAGTTAAAAAGTGCATACAATGGAAAATAACCATAATTATTTACCTTAATGTCCTCAATGTTTACATAAATATGATTGACTCTAAGATATAGATTCGTCGCTGAGATTTCTCACACACGCCAATCAGTTTTAGAACCAAATGCTGCTTGATCATAGGGGCTTGTTGTGGTGACAATGAGTTCGTGCCTGTGCACAATTGTTGTCCTTGTTGTGACTGTTATAAGTTGGCTTGCTTCTTTCGCCTACACATGAAGATTTGCTAAAGATTATTAGCCAAGTGAAACCGGCAAAGAAGCTTCTCAACATGATAGACTTTTATTAAACACATCACATGCTTCTCAATCTCCGTAATCTGTTGCCTCTGTTGTGAAGGTGGAGTTATCTCAGCCCCCAGTATTATATCACGAATTTCAGACTGTGTCAGTGCCGAGGTGTTTATATTATTCTTCTTGGCATAATCTGAGAGTATAAGATCTCTCAGAGCAACCTCAACCTGCATTGAAGGAGATATTAGCAACTCTCATATATGAAAATTAAGGTAGCAATCACTAGTTCTACTTCAAAATGCATTATATGATTTCACACCCTGTAACAGCTATTAGGTCTATCAACACATGATAGACAATTGTATACTGCCTCGTTGGGGTTAATTCCAATAGGGAGCTACAAGATTTGAAATGAGTAAATTTTCCTAAGTATGCATGTACACATTAGGGTATATGAGCATTCATGAATGTATGCATCTAACAATCTGCGTGCATTCGATAGCATCTTTTTTTAATGTTCCAACCCTGTAAGGGGTGTGATCAATTTAATAGATAAGAAATACCTAGATGCGGGCCATTCTTGGTAAttttcaaacaacaacaacaacaacaacaacaacaacaataataatactGGCCCAATTCCTTTTATCTGTAAGATACTACCCTGCATGTACTTGGATATGGAACAAATGGTACCCAAAACTTACATCTCTAGATTTTAAGTCGAAGGCTATGATGACTACTTATGTGGATGGATGATGATCATCTCCTGTTAAAAGTGAAAGATTTCTTGCTTTAATGTTTTACCAAgggtttcaacacgaggtcatgggttcgagtacccattgccGTGAAATTCCACCATGGTGTGAGTGCGTGAGTGTGTgaggggtgtgagtgtgtgtgttaaaaaataaaaaataaaaataaataaaaataaataaaaaaagaaaaagaaaaagaagaagatgaagatccaTGTCGGACCAGTGGATGGTCTCTTTGGGCTGACCTACATAAGACACTGacatcaaagaaaagaaatagtCATAGTGAACCTATCTCAAGAAACTACAAGTAATTAGGGCAACAAGATTTAAGATTTAGATGTTTGGTTCCATAGTATAACACTAGATCAACCCCTTGTGGCTAGTCTTCCTGGCCCTTTGATTTCTAACATACAGGATTCCCTTCTTGGAGGGCCCATGGTATTCTATGATTCAAACCCTTCATCTGCCAGCCTTGAGAGTAGCTAAGTGATGCACAGGAAATATACCAAATAAGACAATCCTATGCCTTTGATGTTTGGACTTGTCATTATGAAATATGGAATGTTGACGTACTCTGTCTACATTTTTAGACCACCAAGGTAAGTGTTTGGAACATCTAATTTGGGATATTCTAAGGCATTCCTCTTCCACAGTGAGGAACATCGGATCAGCAGTTTAGATCCCTGAACCACAGGCCAAACATGCAGTGAATCATCAGATGAGTAGGACTTCGTAATTCCTCTACAAATCTAAgtcactatttatttattttagtaagTTACAAACATGGCTAGTCAAAGAATTCAAGGAAAAAGCGAGTAAAAAGGAAAAGAGTGTCAGAATACTGATCGAGTGAGCTGTAGTTATCGGCAATCCTTGAATACCTTCTATTTGATCTGCTCGTCACTTTAGGTTCAGTATAGCTACTAGCATAGGAAGGGCTGGTGAGGTAGCCCATGCAGGCATATTCCCATAAGGATATGAATGGCGGTGGCTTTCCATCCTAGAGCTTTTCCCTCCCATGATTACTATTAGAATTTCTAAATGCTGGACAGAATCAAATAGCTTTATTCTAACAAATGGCCTTCTACCACCAACCGAACCGTCTGATCACAGCCTCTGACTGCACAAAATATCAGATTACTAAGCTTAATACATTGTACCTTTTTTTTTCTGAAGGTGAGCTTAACAAGTCATACCAGTACATAGGAGAACAAAAACTGATGCCGCGGAGTTATTGAAACGTCGTCTTTTAAGAAACGAGTGTAGTTTGCTCTGAAACTTTTTCATTTGGATGCAAGGACACAGGAAAGGAGATGCTAAGAGGACGACGTTAGTAATCTCGAGAGTCAAGATTAATGGCAGAGAGCAGACCTATTTAACTAACAAAGGTATGAATGTGGGTAGCATTTATTTCCTTTAGAAAACATGGATTTCTTTGATGTCAAGAATCGTAAATAGCAAAGGTTACAATACTCATGTTTCTACTATGAACAGTTTCAAGTACAACTACACAGGCACCATGCAAACTGTCCTGAAGAATGGGAATTTAAAATGAAAGAATTATAGGTTCCTGGATAAGGTcttcattttgtacaagtggggcccttgGTCAGTTGGGCCCTTCAAAGGTGGACCATAACCCCAAAAAACCCTCAACAGgccaatcctgaccatccaatttgTGGCCCAGAAGTAGATGGTTAATAAGCAATACATCAAAGGTCCACATTAAACAGAAAGGACCCAAGATTGGTGTTGGTGATTAGAGAGTTTTGGGGCACCATCCACGCACAATGCCTGTGGGTTCCAATAGACCATTGGTCTGTATCACAAATCATAGGCCCCACTCGTACAAACTGAACCCAAGGAGAAACCATTTACATCTTATAATCCACAAAATGGAATGGGTTAAATAGAGGCAATCAAGCTGATTCAACTAGAAAGAAAAATGGTCCTAGTAAATCAGACATACCAACAGAATTA contains:
- the LOC131230110 gene encoding pre-mRNA-processing-splicing factor 8A-like, with product MQVEVALRDLILSDYAKKNNINTSALTQSEIRDIILGAEITPPSQQRQQITEIEKHAKEASQLITVTTRTTIVHRHELIVTTTSPYDQAAFGSKTDWRV